In Clostridium putrefaciens, a single window of DNA contains:
- a CDS encoding CdaR family transcriptional regulator, with protein sequence MLTYNFAQQIVDRMMKVIPYNVNIMDHRGVIIASGDSLRVGKVHRGAFEAIERGILIEVYNSSGGAKPGVNMPIYYNNEIVGVIGISGNPKVVGPFAELVKITAELLISQEYTFKEKRMEERLKDEFLHQWAYLNQEYDLVFKERAKVLNINLNIERVAVIVKSIDSVISPKFDKLRIKISKDEYLIRLNPQTCVMFIKFSNNMEKLIEGISSLIDNVYIGIGFKQDIVGLSVKQAFKSIELGERLKPNQYVYNYKEFVLIHRIYEGGDTKEILEPILKLIEEGAGSDLINTLDKYINLNGEINLVAESLHIHRNSLNYRLQKIQDITGKNTKNYLELFQLFSAYTIYKLGCKEANNIIIN encoded by the coding sequence ATGTTAACTTATAATTTCGCCCAACAGATAGTAGATAGAATGATGAAGGTTATACCTTACAATGTAAATATTATGGATCATAGAGGTGTTATTATAGCTAGTGGAGACAGCCTAAGGGTGGGTAAGGTGCATAGGGGAGCTTTTGAAGCTATAGAAAGAGGAATACTAATAGAAGTTTATAACTCTTCGGGTGGAGCTAAACCTGGAGTTAATATGCCTATATATTATAACAATGAGATAGTGGGTGTTATTGGAATAAGTGGTAATCCAAAGGTTGTGGGGCCTTTTGCAGAGCTTGTAAAGATAACTGCAGAGCTTTTAATAAGTCAGGAATATACTTTCAAGGAAAAAAGAATGGAAGAAAGATTGAAGGATGAATTTCTACACCAATGGGCTTATTTAAATCAAGAGTATGATTTAGTATTTAAAGAAAGGGCTAAGGTATTAAATATAAATCTTAATATAGAAAGGGTAGCTGTAATTGTAAAGTCTATAGATTCAGTAATAAGTCCTAAATTTGATAAGTTAAGGATTAAGATATCAAAAGATGAATATTTAATAAGACTTAATCCCCAAACCTGTGTAATGTTTATAAAATTTAGCAACAATATGGAAAAATTAATTGAAGGAATATCATCTTTAATAGACAATGTTTATATAGGTATTGGATTTAAACAAGACATAGTTGGTTTGTCTGTAAAGCAAGCATTTAAATCCATTGAGCTTGGTGAAAGGCTCAAACCTAATCAATATGTTTACAATTATAAGGAATTTGTGCTTATTCATAGGATATATGAAGGTGGAGATACTAAAGAGATATTAGAGCCTATACTAAAACTTATAGAGGAGGGAGCGGGGTCTGATCTAATAAATACATTAGATAAATATATAAATTTAAATGGTGAAATAAATTTAGTGGCAGAATCTCTTCATATTCATAGGAATAGTTTAAACTATAGATTGCAAAAGATACAAGACATTACAGGGAAAAATACTAAGAATTATTTAGAACTGTTTCAGTTATTTAGTGCTTATACAATTTATAAGTTAGGTTGTAAGGAGGCAAATAATATTATCATAAACTAA